A genomic window from Elaeis guineensis isolate ETL-2024a chromosome 3, EG11, whole genome shotgun sequence includes:
- the LOC105041304 gene encoding phospholipase A2 homolog 3 yields MEGGKRNQSLKLAILVFHPLLALLISTSPIHALNIGVQSANFGIISSKQQHCSRTCESQHCNTAPFLKYGKYCGFLYSGCPGEKPCDALDACCMNHDNCIQSKNNDYLNVECSENLLYCIAEVRGSGKGTFEGNKCMVEEVVDVITVVIEVALLAGRVLHRP; encoded by the exons ATGGAGGGAGGAAAAAGAAATCAGTCGTTGAAGTTAGCCATCCTTGTCTTCCATCCTCTTCTCGCTCTTCTCATCTCAACTTCTCCTATCCATGCTCTCAACATTGGCGTCCAGTCTGCTAACTTCGGCATCATCTCA AGCAAGCAGCAGCACTGCAGCAGAACATGCGAGTCACAGCACTGCAATA CGGCTCCGTTTCTGAAATATGGAAAATACTGTGGGTTTTTATACAGCGGCTGCCCGGGGGAGAAGCCATGCGATGCTCTCGACGCCTGCTGCATGAACCACGACAACTGCATCCAATCCAAAAACA ATGACTACTTGAATGTGGAGTGCAGCGAGAACTTGCTCTACTGCATCGCTGAGGTGAGAGGTTCCGGGAAGGGAACGTTCGAGGGGAACAAGTGCATGGTGGAGGAGGTGGTGGATGTGATCACTG